The DNA window ACTCAACGTCAccacagatcctgcagagcagaatCGAGGGAATGGctccacagccaggagggagctgagctcaggaactggagtCAGGAACACGCGGGTCCAGGGTCGGGGGCAAACAGAGAGACGAGGTCCTCAGCGGCCGTCACAGAGGAGGGGGCCGACCCTCGTGGTCTTTGGGTTTCAAAGCGAGGGTGACGTagatgggatggaatactccgTTGGTcgctttggggtcacctgtcctgttcGACCTGCCTTGACAGGCGCGCCAGAAAGCCTGGGCAGTGAGGCTGAACGGCTTCGATGTGGAAGAGGCAAAGATCCTGAGCCTCAGTGGAAAGGCTCCGAGCCCTGCGGCAGGTGAGGGACAGGCTCTGGGTGAGTCGACTCGGCTGGAGAGCCCTGGGCAGGGGAACAGCGGCACAGAGGCTCCGCATTTGGAGGCATCGACCGgcttctgggagctgctgtgcacaCCGGGCTCTCCCTAATCCTTAGGTGTCCAGCGGCTGAGGGGCTGTGTGACAGCTCCAGAGAACTGATTTACCAAAGCTGGTTCAGCAGTTCACCCCGGCAGTGCTGTTAGCGCCCTGCATTCCTCTGAGCGTGGCTCTGCTCTCAGGGCTGCATTTTCCCCGGGAGGGATTTCTCCTCGGGTGAGCAGGGCTTAGCTGGGAGGAAACGGGACCTCCGGTTAACAGAAGTGTTTCTCTGCACACAGGCTTTCAGAACAACGTCACAGCGCTCTGCGGGCACGAGGTGATGCCTGGGTGCggcaggaggaagggcagaTACATTCCCTGCGCGCCAGAGGGGGTCCTGGATGCCCCAGACATCCGTGATGACTATTGTAAGTGGGCTGCGATGTCGCGTGCTGGGCATTGAGATCGTTGTGTAGCGCAGTGCGGTTCCTAGGCCAGCGTGGTCTGAGGGACTGGAGCTCTGCCTGGGCTGTTTCGGTCTCTTCTGCCCTCGGGCTGGCATGGACCACTTCTGGGGTGAAGCCTTGTAGGAGCAGTGGTCCCGAGTGCTGGGCAGGTGGCTtggactggggctgggggacacgcATACCTGGTGGAGGTGGAATagggttggactcggtgatccggtgggtctcttccaacctggttattctatgattctatgatgagcaCCGGTGAAGGGCAGGGCTCTCCAGGGCAGCGCAGGGTGGCCTGCATTGCATTGCTCTTCCAAACTGTAGATCTGAATCTCCTGGACTGGAGCTCTCAAAACCTCCTGGCGCTGGCTCTGGACACCACTGTCTACCTGTGGCACCACGTCTCTGGGGAGATCATCAACCTCATGGAGACGGAGCACGTAGCTGATTacgtttcgtctgtgtcgtggGGTAACGgaggcagctgcctggctgttggCTTGAGCAACGGTGAGGTCCAGGTGAGTGCAGGAGTcgagctggagctgtttaggggttgctggagctgtggggccTTGGGACGAAGGCTTGGCTGGCGCTAGAAGGATGCAACGCGCTCCGACTTGCCTGGTGTGGGCTGGAGATGTCCTCCGGCAGTGAGCAGCTGCGGCAGTGAGGCAGagcttgggtttggggttccTGACCCCTGGCGTTCTCCTTCCGTTCTGCGGGCAGGAGATACAAATAGTTCCCTGCTCCCAGAGTGAGCAGGCTGAATGGCAGAGCCTGCGCGCTGCGGTTTGTAGGGCGAAGCAACGGGGCTGGCGTTTCCTGGCCCTCTGGAGAACTTGTTGTTCTGCTTCCCTAGCTGTGGGACGTGGAGCGTCGGAAACGTGTCCGCACGCTGAGCAGCCACGTGTCCCGTGTCGGGTGTCTCAGCTGGAACAGCTACATCCTGTCCAGGTAAAGCAgtgggtggggttggaagggcGGAGCGGAGCTGGTGCAGATCCTTGTGGATGTGCTCGGCTCACGCCAAGAGCCCGGATCTGCCGGCAGCACCGGTGTGAAACCCTGCGGCAGGTGCAGCCGTCCTGCCCCAGCGCCAGGatggcttttcccagcactgtgtGCAGCCTGACCCTGTGAGCCTTCTCTCTGCAGCGGGGCTCGCAGCGGCTGCATCCAGCACCACGACGTCAGAGTCGCTCAGCACCAGGTGGCCACGCTTGCTGGTCACACGCGGGAGGTGTGTGGCCTCAAGTGGTCTCCAAACGGCCGCTTCCTCGCCAGTGGTGGTGACGACCACGTGGTGAACATCTGGCCGAGCAGCCAGGGGGGCCGTGGAGGATTTGCTCCAGCGCAGAGCTTCCGTCAGCACCAGGGTGCTGTCAAGGTGAGCGCGGGGCAGCTGTGGGCTCGCGTTTGTGTGCGAGGCAGCCGTGCGGCACTGCCTGCGCGCAGGGTGCTCGTTGCACGCCTCAGGCTGACCCCTCTTCTGGCAGGCTGTGGCGTGGTGTCCGTGGCAGCCCAGCGTTCTGGCCACCGGAGGCGGAGGCGGCGACAAACGCATCCGCCTCTGGAACGTGTCTTCTGGCACCTGCCTGGGCAATATCGATGCCCGCTCCCAGGTGAGACGTGAGCGTCGGCTTGGATGTAAACAGCTTGTGGTGGGACGCCTGAGCggagctgctggctcctgaGGCCCCGAGGCAGGGCCGAGGAGGGGGCCGTGCTCCTCTCGGGGTGCTGAGCATCGGCACGAGCAGCTCGTCTTCCCTGCATTGCCGCCTCCTGCCAGGTCTGTTCCATCGTGTGGTCAACCACCTACAAGGAGCTCATTTCGGGCCACGGCTCCGCAAAGAATCAGCTGGTGATCTGGAAGTATCCAGCCATGTCCAAGGTCACTGAGCTGCAAGGTAGGCAGGGCCCTTtgcctggggcagggagggctgctGGCGGCTGAAGGAGACGTGATCCTTGGGTGGAGCGGAGCGGTGGCCCGAGCTGGAGCTCGGCTGGTGCGGGCTGCTGAGCAGAGGCGTGTGCTGCTCGAGGGAGGCCCTCCtgggggctgctgaaggaacgCTGTTGGTGCAAATGCCCGCCTGGGCTGtgaattcctgctgctgcagcccggTGCGGGGCCAGCTCTGCGAGCTGCTGGGGTTCCCGGGGCCCACGCAGTAAACGTGAGCGTGgtggcagaagcagagggagcGGGGCGTGCGCCGAGCGGCCCGTCCCTGAGCGCACACCTCCTCTTCAGGTCACACGGCGAGAGTCTTGAGCATGGCTCTGAGCCCCGATGGCGAAACAGTGGCCTCGGCTGCTGCGGATGAAACGCTGCGACTCTGGCGCTGCTTTGCGGTGGATCCCatcaggaagaaggagagagagaaggcagacaTAGTCCAGAGCAGCTTCATTCGCCAGGCCATACGATGAGGgcatgggggtggggggggagcggggaaaCCTGGTTTCCCCTGTACGTAGTTTCAATGGTTTCCCCTGTACATAGTTTCAATGGTTTCCCCTGTACGTAgtttaaatgttaataaatgttaattaaggttttaaaattaaccaagtgctttcctttgtcttttttatggagtctgctggaagagaaggcCGTGGCTGATGGGAGCAAGCCCAGCGTGGATGCGGAGGACGAGTCCCGCGGTGTCCCAGCAGGACGGTCTCCAAGCCTGGGTCCCCTGCCTTCCTGCGCGCCGAGGAGGTTGCAGCGCCCTGCGCCCTGCGTGCTGCTCACAGAGACAGCCCTGGGGTGACGGCTGGGACGTCAGCGACTCGGGAGCGATCGCAGGGAAGCGTCTGCCGAACCGCCGAGCCCAGAGGCGTGTGGGAGCTGAGAGACCTCCTGGGAACGGCTGATGGTGTCGCCTGGGGATACCTCGTGATGGACTTGTGGTAAAGGCTctctagaaggcccttaaggccTCTGGGGAAGGGCTGCTCGTGTGGGGACCGGTGGGTCCTTTTCTAAGGAATTGAGTAACGTGAGCCGGGGGTGGCCAGGGCCTGCGGGCAGCGGCGACACCAGTGCTCCTGATTCAAGGAGCTGAAAACAGCTACGGGAGGAAATGCAGCTGCCTTTCTAGGGGTAAAGGTAACAGGGGAATTACCGTATCAGGACAGCTTTCAGAAGGTAAATAGATGGATGGCCTCCAAATACGCTTTGGGGTTGGTCCGTGCCCGTGGGGCAAcgtggaaaggaagaggagtgtTAACTGCACGAGGATCCCCCGTCAAGCACCGAGAAGAAATCCTGCAGTTGCGGGAAGACGTCGGGCAACGGAGAGAAGCGGCGTTAATGCATCGCAAGGCTCCTCGGGTGGGAAAGTCCCCGATGAAGGTATGTAGTGGACTGGCAGAGCGAGCAGCTCGAGGGCAGCAGGAAAAGGTATCTTGGTATTAATCCCTTCTGTGGAGAGGGATCTGAATATCCGTTGTGGGGGGATGCGAATGCGTTTGAACAATAATCCCGTCCCTCTCAAGTGCCATTTCTAGCGATGCTGATCTGGAACTGGCAAAATCAGTGAGGGCAACAGCAAACGAGAGGGGGTGGATGGTGACCCCTACAAAAGAGGCTGTAGTTTCTCCCTGGTAGTGCTAAAATTCATTgagaaaaagcatcaagaaactcactggggagcagaggctgtAATCGATGATTTAAGGGGACAAGTAGTTAGCGTGAGGATGAGCAGGCTTGCTAAATCCATTGTGGGGAGGCctgaaatctgtttgaaaaataatcccGTCCCTCTCAAGCGCCCTCCCCTAGGAGTTGCTCGCAGAGGAAATGCCCCCGGTGATCCCTGGCAGAGAGATTTCTCTGAGCTGCCCAGACAGGGCGGATCCCGGGACCTGTGGGGACCAGGAGCCACATTTTGAGGCTGGCCAGAGGCATTGCCCTGCAGCACCGTCAAAGCAAGAGAGGTGACTCAAACCTCCTTGTAGGGAATTTGACCAAGGTTTGGAATTGCCATAGGTCTGTTGTCAGCTAGAGGTCCTCGCTTTCTGGCGGGGATTGTACAAGAGCTGAGCCGAGTCCGAGGAATAAAATGGGCCCTGCACCCGCCCTGGAGCCCCCAGAGTAGTGGGAAGGTGGAAAGGGTGAATCAAactctgcagagggaaaagggtAAAATTTGTGAGGAGACTTCTTTGTGGTGGCCTCGAGCTCTTGTACTGGCTGTGCTAAGAACAAGGCTACAGCCGAGAGCTGAGACAAAGAGCAGTCTGTATGAATCAGTGTTTGGGAGGCCTTATCAAATGACCCTTTTTCCTCGAGACGTGGTgctggaaggagaaacagagctAAAATCTTCTCTGCTGTTGTCGGGTAAAAGAGTGAATGACCTGGGGCGGTGCGTAACGTGTCCTGAGCCTCTCGCTTTAGATTCTCCAGGACGCCCCTTCCAGCCCGGAGACTCCGTCGACATCAAGCCGTGGGAGAGCGGAAGTTCCagaaagctggaagggaccctttCAGGTGCTGAAAACAACACGCAGCTCCAGGTCGAAGGAATCAACAGGTGGATCCGTTCCATGCGAGTCGAGTCAGCGCCGAGTTGGGAGTGGAGAACCGTCCTTGAGCCCGGGAAGCCTCTccagagaaaactgcagagaagaaccagggactgacatttgaaaagcaagGAGGTGGGTTTTCGCCCGTGTCTGCGTTTGGTGTATGGATGCAGGCGACTTTCAGAGgttgtttccacagagggtTAAAGGCCAGAACGGGAGGGAACTTTTAGCCAGAGGGGTGGTAAGTAAGTCCTCCTTCTGCATGGGGTCAGGAAATCGGGTAGGAGAAATGTACAGCTCTTGGATAACAGGAGTTCCCACTCCCCTCAGCTCACTtacaaactctgcttttctggggctcctagagtGTGCTCTGACAGGCTTCGCCCTGCCGAGGGTCCTTGGCGCAACATTCCTTTGCGCAGACGCCTAAAGCTCCTTCAGCACCGGGCAACTGCTGTTGCTTCCAGGGATGTAGGAAGCTTCTCTGTAGGAATGGAAAATCCCTGTGCCTCTGTTGTGGGTTACCTTAGGGAGTGAAAAATTAACTCCTGGGATttatcctcctttctccccgcagagggagcagtggctgtggcagaggtGTTCTGTGCTGGCCAGAAGGAATCGGTTGGTGGCAGTGATCAGCCAGTGACAGGTTGTTTAACTGATGAGGGAATATTTGAAcggctctttttttcttcccttagtaataattttctgttaggTCTTCCCAGAGCGAGTGCTGTAATTGGATTCAAGTGTACGGTCTTCTCCTTCCAGAGATCAAAGGCgctcctgtcccctctctggATTTAGAAGACCTGAGAAACCTCTTTGGATCAGAGGTATCTGGAGACAGCATGTGGTGTTCTGTGTTGAACCAGACTGAATGAAGATCTGCTTCAAAGCTTGTCCTGAAGGAAGCAGCTATGGGTTGTTTGTGTCAATTCTGACCTCAGCCCCCAAGAAACGCCATGGGATGAGAAGCTCTGGTGATGGATgcgcctgcagcccagaagccaacggtgtcctgggctgcgtccaaagcagtgggaccggcgagggaggggattccagccctctgctccgctctggtgagaccccacctggagccctgtgttcagctctggaatccccaacatgccactgacacagacctgttagagcgagtccagatgATGGATCTGAAAAATCATAGAGAATTCACCCCCAGTCTGGATCTGTGCTTATGGCTTCTGGAGGTCCATGGTGCATCATTGCCTTACACAGATGCCTAAAGGTTCCTTGGACGCAGGGCAACTGCTGTTGCCGAAAGGGATGTAGGAAGCTTCTCTGTTTGCAAGAACTGAAAATCCTTGTGCTTCTGATGCTGGTGACCTTAGCGAGTGGAAAATGAACTGCTGGGATTTACTCTCttttgtccccacagagggagcagtggctgtggcagagatgttctgtgcagtgggaccggcgagggaggtgactgcggccctctgctccgctccggtgagaccccacctggagccctgtgttcagctctggaatccccaacatgccagtgacacagacctgttagagcgagtctggacgagggctacaaagatgatgcgagggctggagcagctctgctgtgaggacaggctgagagagtcggggttgttcagcctggaggagagaaggctctggggagaccctagagcagcttccagaactgaaaggggctctgggaaagctggggaggtactCTTTACAGGGGCGTGGAGTGACAGTACAAGGGGggatggctgtaaattggaggggggaagatttcgATTaggcagtaggaagaaattcttggtgctttgggtggtgaggccctggccccggttgcccagggaagtggtgggtgtcccatccctggaggtgttcaaggccaggttggaaggggttTCGAGCcacgtgatccagtgggaggtgtccctgccctcgGCAGGGCGTGGAACTGGATTGTTCTGTGTCGGTGACTTACTGAGTGGAAAATGAACTGCTGGGATTCATCCTCttttgtccccacagagggagcagtggctgtggcagagatgttctgtgcagtgggaccggcgagggaggtgactgcggccctctgctccgctctggtgagaccccacctggagccctgtgttcagctctggaatccccaacgtgCCAGTGACACAGACCTGTTAGAGCGACTCAGTCTGCTCTCCCAGGCCGAGAGGGAGGCAATATTTGAGGGCACCTCATTTCCCGCCTGTGCCGGCAGGGCTCTCTCCGCCTGGGCACATCCGAGGGATTTGTCCAGTGTGTTTGGCAGAGGCCGAGCAGGGAGGCTGTTACCTTGACTCCGGCTCAGGGCAGAAAGAATTGCTGAGCGTGGTCTGGTTTtgagagaaagtaattttgtctgattttgAGATGTGGGACAGGCTCAATATCCAGGAGGTCACTGTAACTGACTTTGTCTCCCTTGTAAGTGAGCGTTCCCTGTTGCACTCCAGAAGATCTGTTTAGGGTCACTGATTTCAGGCTAGGAAAGAAATAACGTTCCAAGTGCCTTCACTGTGAGAGGCTACAGACCTTTTGTGTTTCCAGCCCAGGGCTCTCCTGCTGTCTCCAGGAGTTGTGTGAACACTGCTGACCCAGTGGTCTTGCCCGGAGGGTGTGACAGTGGTTCCTTCGGCTGCACGTTTGTTGTGGGTGAAAGCATTCCCTAgtgtcctttcccagctggatcCACAGTGTGGGTCagtgtggagaaggagaaagaatggcGATTAAAACTTCTTCCCTTAGTCCTTCCGTGCGTCCTGTCTCTTTGACATCAAAGCGGGAGGGGAGATGAACTTTCTTATGGATGTGATGCCTTGGGCATGTTTTAACTCCATggaatttttaatgcatttgctttgttgtttagttttcctttcagaaacgtGTTTCCAAGGAAGTCTCTCAGGAGTCAAGGCTTGGCCAGTTCCAGGGATCGAgacaaagcaaacattaaagAACAGCAGTGCCCGAGTACATTCTTGGTGTCCTTTCCTAGTAGCATTGCACTCCTCGTCCCCTGCTGTTACTCCTTACCTCCTCCCCCTACAGCTCCGTGGGGTCTCAGCATCTCCGCTGctcttcacacacacagaatcacacacagaatcaccaggttttataaccagctggggaaggggctggagaagaggtcttaggaggagcagctgagagagctggggttgtttagcctggagaagaggaggctgaggggagacctcattgctctctccaactacctgaaaggaggttgtagagaggagggtgctggcctcttctcccaagtgacgggggacaggacgagagggaatggcctcaagctccgccaggggagatttaggctggac is part of the Phaenicophaeus curvirostris isolate KB17595 chromosome 8, BPBGC_Pcur_1.0, whole genome shotgun sequence genome and encodes:
- the LOC138723348 gene encoding cell division cycle protein 20 homolog — protein: MGGARPRPSQWEGPVPAPANRSRVRAGPTAVGGCGSPNRIAEVRAAAGTPRSPLEPRDPFSDAKDPSRDPGKRGSKMQRSQTTARPDRYIPSRRALRMEVAKFLLSQEQDPALVSPTKKARQKAWAVRLNGFDVEEAKILSLSGKAPSPAAGFQNNVTALCGHEVMPGCGRRKGRYIPCAPEGVLDAPDIRDDYYLNLLDWSSQNLLALALDTTVYLWHHVSGEIINLMETEHVADYVSSVSWGNGGSCLAVGLSNGEVQLWDVERRKRVRTLSSHVSRVGCLSWNSYILSSGARSGCIQHHDVRVAQHQVATLAGHTREVCGLKWSPNGRFLASGGDDHVVNIWPSSQGGRGGFAPAQSFRQHQGAVKAVAWCPWQPSVLATGGGGGDKRIRLWNVSSGTCLGNIDARSQVCSIVWSTTYKELISGHGSAKNQLVIWKYPAMSKVTELQGHTARVLSMALSPDGETVASAAADETLRLWRCFAVDPIRKKEREKADIVQSSFIRQAIR